One Mycobacterium sp. 050128 genomic window carries:
- a CDS encoding aldo/keto reductase, whose product MTAQNSKTVAEASGTFTLGGDLTVNRLGFGAMRIVGKGVWGPPADRDECVRVLRRAVELGVNLIDTADSYGPYISEEIIREALYPYDGIVIATKAGFLRTGPDVWIEMGFPAYLRQEVEMSLRRLGVETIDLLQLHRVDPKWPLADQVGELAKLKNEGKIRHIGLSEVNVDQLNEAQTITPIVSVQNMYNLTVRRAEPLLDVATEQGVGFIPYFPLAAGPLAAADGPLQRIAADHHASPSQLALAWLLKRSPVMLPIPGTSKVAHLEENVAAAEITLSDEEFETMAAAGAR is encoded by the coding sequence GTGACCGCACAAAACTCCAAAACTGTTGCCGAAGCGTCCGGAACGTTCACCCTCGGCGGCGATTTGACCGTCAACCGCCTCGGGTTCGGGGCGATGCGCATCGTCGGTAAGGGCGTCTGGGGCCCACCGGCTGATCGCGACGAATGCGTCCGGGTGTTGCGCCGCGCCGTCGAACTCGGCGTGAACCTGATCGACACCGCAGATTCCTACGGCCCCTACATCTCCGAGGAGATCATCCGCGAGGCGCTCTACCCCTACGACGGCATCGTGATCGCCACCAAGGCCGGGTTTTTGCGGACCGGTCCGGATGTCTGGATCGAGATGGGCTTCCCGGCCTACCTGCGGCAGGAGGTCGAGATGAGCCTGCGCCGCCTGGGCGTGGAGACGATCGACCTTTTGCAGCTGCACCGCGTCGATCCCAAGTGGCCGCTCGCCGACCAGGTGGGCGAGCTGGCCAAGCTGAAGAACGAGGGCAAGATCCGCCACATCGGGCTGTCCGAGGTCAACGTCGACCAGCTCAACGAGGCGCAGACGATCACCCCGATCGTGTCGGTGCAGAACATGTACAACCTGACGGTCCGCAGGGCCGAACCGCTGCTCGACGTCGCGACCGAACAGGGTGTCGGCTTCATCCCGTACTTCCCGCTGGCGGCCGGGCCGCTGGCCGCCGCCGACGGCCCGCTGCAGCGCATCGCCGCCGACCACCACGCGTCGCCGTCGCAGCTGGCCCTGGCGTGGTTGCTGAAGCGCTCGCCGGTGATGTTGCCGATCCCGGGCACGTCGAAGGTGGCGCACCTGGAGGAGAACGTGGCCGCCGCCGAGATCACGCTGTCCGACGAGGAGTTCGAGACCATGGCGGCTGCCGGAGCGCGGTAA
- a CDS encoding PaaI family thioesterase, which yields MMAGEHQKHPGGGFNPPEPTTKGGPDYGRFIDAVRRLQDHARAVDAPDEIITEAADTLEKLSALLSPYDADEWASPSGRRMDLPLRGNILTVPIGAHKTEDGRMAGWARFARFHLGRNGAVHGGSLGMLFDSVLGLTTSVLTGSPRQRTAYLKIDYRNIVPIEKELQFDAGIDKVDGRKIFVSGKLTDGDTLLAEAEALFVKLKPGQP from the coding sequence CTGATGGCCGGCGAGCATCAGAAACACCCCGGCGGGGGATTCAACCCACCCGAACCCACGACCAAGGGCGGTCCCGACTACGGCCGGTTCATCGACGCGGTGCGCAGGCTGCAAGATCACGCCCGTGCCGTCGATGCGCCCGACGAGATCATCACCGAGGCCGCCGACACGCTGGAGAAGCTGTCCGCGCTGCTGAGCCCGTACGACGCCGACGAGTGGGCGTCGCCGTCGGGCCGCCGGATGGACCTGCCGCTGCGCGGCAACATCCTGACCGTGCCGATCGGAGCGCACAAGACCGAGGATGGCCGGATGGCGGGCTGGGCGCGTTTCGCGCGATTCCACCTGGGCCGCAACGGCGCGGTGCATGGCGGATCGCTGGGCATGCTGTTCGACAGCGTGCTGGGCCTGACGACGTCGGTGCTCACCGGCAGCCCGCGTCAGCGCACCGCTTACCTGAAGATCGACTACCGCAACATCGTGCCGATCGAAAAGGAGCTGCAGTTCGACGCCGGCATCGACAAGGTGGACGGCCGCAAAATCTTTGTGTCGGGCAAGTTGACCGACGGTGACACGTTGCTGGCCGAGGCCGAGGCGTTGTTCGTGAAACTCAAGCCGGGCCAGCCCTGA
- the thrS gene encoding threonine--tRNA ligase, whose amino-acid sequence MSAPAQSVPAAPIRVPAGTTAAAAVGEAGLPRRGTPDAIVVVRDAGGKLRDLSWVPEADAEVVPVAANTNEGRSVIRHSAAHVLAQAVQSLFPQAKLGIGPPIADGFYYDFDVAEPFTPEDLEKLEKRMRQIVKEGQLFDRRVYESKDAAREELADEPYKLELVDDKSGDPDVMEVGGDELTAYDNLNPRTRERVWGDLCRGPHIPTTKHIPAFKLTRSSAAYWRGDQSNASLQRIYGTAWESQEALDKHLELIEEAQRRDHRKLGVELDLFSFPDEIGSGLAVFHPKGGIIRRELEEYSRRKHIEAGYEFVNTPHITKEQLYITSGHLEWYAEGMYPPMHLDAEFNADGTVRKPGQDYYLKPMNCPMHHLIYRSRGRSYRELPLRLFEFGSVYRYEKSGVVHGLTRVRGMTQDDAHIYCTREQMRDELSSLLRFVLDLLADYGLDDFYLELSTKDPEKYSGSDEMWDEATEVLREVAVASGLHFVPDPGGAAFYGPKISVQVKDALGRSWQMSTIQLDFNMPDRFELEYTASDGSRQRPVLIHRALFGSIERFFGILTEHYAGAFPAWLAPIQVVGIPVADEHAGYLKDVAAQLRSRGVRVEVDTSDDRMAKKIVNHTNQRVPFMLLAGDRDVEGRAVSFRFGDRTQINGVPVDAAIDTIVKWIADRENAAPTQELVKVAGGE is encoded by the coding sequence ATGAGCGCCCCCGCACAGTCCGTCCCAGCAGCCCCGATCCGGGTTCCTGCCGGGACCACGGCGGCCGCCGCGGTTGGGGAGGCGGGGTTGCCGCGCCGGGGCACGCCCGACGCGATCGTGGTGGTGCGCGACGCCGGCGGCAAGCTGCGCGACCTGAGTTGGGTGCCCGAGGCCGACGCCGAGGTGGTCCCGGTCGCGGCCAACACCAACGAGGGCCGCAGCGTCATCCGGCACTCGGCCGCACACGTGCTGGCCCAGGCCGTCCAGAGCCTGTTCCCGCAGGCCAAACTGGGGATCGGGCCGCCCATCGCGGACGGCTTCTACTACGACTTCGACGTGGCGGAGCCGTTCACCCCCGAAGACCTGGAAAAACTGGAAAAGCGGATGCGCCAGATCGTCAAGGAGGGCCAGCTGTTCGACCGGCGGGTCTACGAATCCAAGGACGCGGCGCGCGAGGAACTGGCCGACGAGCCCTACAAGCTCGAGCTCGTCGATGACAAGTCGGGTGACCCCGACGTCATGGAGGTCGGTGGCGACGAACTCACCGCCTACGACAATCTCAATCCCCGTACCCGCGAACGGGTCTGGGGTGATTTGTGCCGCGGCCCGCACATCCCGACCACCAAGCACATCCCGGCGTTCAAGCTCACCCGCAGCTCGGCCGCCTACTGGCGCGGCGACCAGAGCAACGCCAGCCTGCAGCGCATCTACGGCACCGCCTGGGAATCGCAGGAGGCGCTCGACAAGCACCTGGAGCTGATCGAGGAGGCGCAGCGGCGCGACCACCGCAAGCTGGGCGTCGAGCTCGACCTGTTCAGCTTCCCCGACGAAATCGGTTCCGGCCTGGCGGTTTTCCACCCCAAGGGCGGCATAATCCGCCGCGAGCTGGAGGAGTACTCGAGGCGCAAGCACATCGAGGCCGGCTACGAGTTCGTCAATACCCCGCACATCACCAAGGAGCAGCTGTACATCACCTCGGGCCACCTCGAGTGGTACGCCGAGGGCATGTACCCGCCGATGCACCTGGACGCGGAGTTCAACGCGGACGGGACGGTACGTAAACCCGGGCAGGACTACTACCTCAAACCGATGAACTGCCCGATGCACCACCTGATCTATCGGTCCCGCGGCCGCTCGTACCGCGAGCTTCCGTTGCGGCTCTTCGAGTTCGGCAGCGTGTACCGCTACGAGAAGTCCGGCGTGGTGCACGGGCTGACCCGGGTGCGTGGCATGACTCAGGACGATGCGCACATCTACTGCACGCGAGAGCAGATGCGCGACGAGCTGAGCTCGCTGTTGCGCTTCGTGCTCGACTTGTTGGCCGACTACGGGCTCGACGACTTCTACCTGGAGCTGTCCACCAAGGACCCGGAGAAGTACTCCGGCTCTGACGAGATGTGGGACGAGGCCACCGAGGTCCTGCGAGAAGTGGCCGTGGCCTCCGGGTTGCATTTCGTTCCCGACCCCGGTGGCGCGGCGTTCTACGGGCCGAAGATCTCCGTGCAGGTCAAGGACGCGTTGGGCCGCAGCTGGCAGATGTCGACGATCCAGCTCGACTTCAACATGCCGGACCGATTCGAGCTGGAATACACCGCATCCGACGGTTCGCGACAGCGCCCGGTGCTCATCCACCGGGCGCTGTTCGGGTCCATCGAGCGGTTCTTCGGCATTCTGACCGAGCACTATGCCGGGGCCTTCCCGGCGTGGCTGGCACCGATTCAGGTAGTCGGCATTCCGGTCGCCGACGAACACGCCGGTTACCTGAAAGATGTTGCCGCGCAACTGAGGTCGCGAGGGGTCCGGGTCGAGGTGGACACCAGCGACGACCGGATGGCCAAGAAGATCGTCAACCACACCAATCAGCGCGTCCCGTTCATGTTGCTGGCCGGTGACCGCGACGTCGAGGGCCGGGCGGTCAGCTTTCGCTTCGGCGACCGTACCCAGATCAACGGCGTGCCTGTCGACGCCGCGATCGATACCATCGTGAAGTGGATCGCCGACCGCGAGAATGCCGCTCCCACACAAGAACTGGTGAAGGTAGCCGGCGGTGAGTGA
- a CDS encoding HIT family protein gives MSEQDSADRGEDAILDRGVGERDHLQRLWTPYRMTYLAEAPAKRDPNSAGKPDEPFTDIPQLPDEEGLVVARGELVYAVLNLYPYNPGHLMVVPYRKLSEIEDLTDAESAELMAFIQKAIRVIKNVSRPHGFNVGLNLGTSAGGSLAEHLHVHVVPRWGGDANFITIVGGAKVIPQLLRETRQLLATEWAKQAMSVKEPPARGKSGANE, from the coding sequence GTGAGTGAGCAGGACAGCGCCGATCGCGGCGAGGACGCCATTCTCGACAGGGGTGTCGGTGAGCGTGACCACCTGCAGCGATTGTGGACGCCGTACCGGATGACGTACCTGGCCGAGGCGCCGGCCAAGCGCGACCCCAACTCTGCGGGCAAGCCCGATGAGCCGTTCACCGACATTCCGCAACTGCCCGACGAGGAGGGTCTGGTGGTCGCGCGCGGCGAACTCGTGTATGCCGTGCTCAACCTCTACCCGTACAACCCCGGGCACCTGATGGTGGTGCCCTACCGGAAACTGTCCGAAATCGAGGACCTCACCGACGCCGAGAGCGCGGAGCTGATGGCCTTCATCCAGAAGGCGATTCGGGTGATCAAGAACGTGTCGCGGCCGCACGGCTTCAACGTCGGCCTGAACCTGGGAACGTCGGCGGGCGGGTCGCTGGCCGAACACCTGCACGTGCACGTGGTGCCGCGCTGGGGCGGCGACGCGAACTTCATCACGATCGTTGGCGGCGCGAAGGTGATCCCGCAATTGCTGCGCGAGACGCGTCAGCTGCTGGCGACGGAGTGGGCTAAACAAGCGATGAGTGTGAAGGAACCTCCCGCTCGCGGGAAGAGTGGCGCCAATGAGTAA
- the pgsA gene encoding phosphatidylinositol phosphate synthase: MSKAPFLSRAAFARLTTPTARALLRVGLTPDAVTILGTVVAVVGALTLFPMGKLFAGACVVWFAALFDMADGAMARERGGGTRFGAALDASCDRVSDGAVFSGLLWWIVFGLHDKPLAAATLICLVMSQVISYIKARAEASGLRGDGGLIERPERLIIALAGAGVADFPFVAWPPALPVAMWVLAAASVVTCVQRLHAVRTSPGAAEPLPRNPGSDETSAP, translated from the coding sequence ATGAGTAAGGCGCCCTTCCTGTCCCGGGCCGCGTTCGCCCGGCTTACCACCCCGACGGCCAGGGCGCTGCTGCGGGTGGGCCTGACGCCGGACGCCGTCACGATCTTGGGCACCGTCGTGGCCGTGGTGGGGGCGCTGACGTTGTTCCCGATGGGCAAGCTGTTCGCCGGCGCCTGCGTGGTCTGGTTCGCCGCGCTCTTCGACATGGCCGACGGTGCGATGGCCCGCGAGCGCGGCGGCGGTACCCGATTCGGCGCGGCGCTGGACGCGTCGTGCGACCGCGTCAGCGATGGCGCGGTGTTCAGCGGGCTGCTGTGGTGGATTGTCTTTGGGCTGCATGACAAACCGCTGGCGGCGGCGACGTTGATCTGCCTGGTCATGTCCCAGGTGATCTCCTACATCAAGGCCCGGGCCGAGGCCAGCGGACTGCGCGGCGACGGTGGTCTGATCGAACGCCCGGAACGGCTGATCATCGCGCTGGCGGGCGCGGGTGTGGCGGACTTTCCGTTCGTCGCCTGGCCGCCGGCGCTACCCGTGGCGATGTGGGTGCTGGCAGCGGCCAGCGTGGTCACCTGCGTGCAACGCTTACACGCGGTGCGGACCTCGCCCGGCGCCGCGGAACCCTTGCCGCGCAATCCGGGCAGCGACGAGACGAGCGCGCCGTGA
- a CDS encoding phosphatidylinositol mannoside acyltransferase — MISTPSGLKALTAPRDLLTRTASDWAYATGWMAVRAVPEFAARNIFDTGARYAARNGGPDQLRKNLARVVGVPPAQVPDSLMRASLASYGRYWREAFRLPSMDYRALARRVDETFVGADHIDAALAAGRGVVLALPHSGNWDMAGLWLAQTRGTFTTVAERLKPESLYRRFIAYRESLGFEVLPLSGGDRPAFDVLCERLRANRVVCLMAERDLTRSGVEVDFFGEPTRMPAGPAKLAVETGAALCPAHCWNEPDAWPVEIFPPLDCSSGDVRAITQALADRFTVNIAAHPEDWHMLQPQWLADLSDDRRARLKEA; from the coding sequence GTGATCTCCACTCCGTCCGGCTTGAAAGCGCTCACGGCGCCGCGCGACCTGTTGACCAGGACGGCGAGCGACTGGGCGTACGCCACCGGCTGGATGGCGGTGCGGGCGGTCCCAGAGTTCGCCGCGCGCAATATATTCGACACCGGAGCGCGCTACGCCGCCCGCAACGGCGGTCCCGACCAGCTGCGCAAGAACCTGGCCCGGGTCGTCGGCGTGCCGCCGGCCCAGGTACCGGACAGCTTGATGCGGGCTTCGCTGGCGTCCTACGGGCGCTACTGGCGCGAGGCTTTCCGGCTGCCGTCGATGGACTACCGTGCGCTGGCCCGCCGGGTCGATGAGACGTTCGTGGGAGCCGACCATATCGACGCGGCCCTGGCGGCCGGTAGGGGTGTGGTGCTCGCGCTGCCGCACAGCGGCAACTGGGACATGGCCGGGCTGTGGCTGGCGCAGACGCGCGGCACCTTCACCACGGTCGCCGAGCGACTCAAACCCGAGTCGCTGTACCGGCGTTTCATCGCCTACCGGGAAAGCCTTGGCTTCGAAGTACTTCCGCTGTCCGGCGGCGACCGTCCGGCCTTCGACGTGTTGTGCGAGCGGCTGCGGGCCAACCGGGTGGTGTGCCTGATGGCCGAGCGCGATCTCACCCGCTCCGGTGTCGAGGTCGACTTCTTCGGCGAGCCCACCCGGATGCCGGCCGGACCGGCGAAGCTCGCGGTCGAAACCGGCGCGGCGCTGTGCCCGGCACACTGCTGGAATGAGCCCGACGCCTGGCCCGTCGAGATATTTCCGCCACTGGACTGCTCCAGCGGGGATGTCCGGGCCATCACCCAGGCGCTGGCCGATCGATTCACCGTCAACATTGCCGCCCACCCCGAGGACTGGCACATGCTGCAGCCGCAGTGGCTGGCCGATCTCTCCGACGACAGACGTGCCCGGCTGAAGGAAGCCTGA
- a CDS encoding glycosyltransferase family 4 protein — protein MRIGMVCPYSFDVPGGVQSHVLQLAKVLRDRGHDVSVLAPASPHVSLPEYVVSAGKAIPIPYNGSVARLQFSPAVHGRVRRWLTEGDFDVLHLHEPNAPSVSMWALRIAEGPIVATFHTSTTKSLTLSVVQGLLRPLHEKIVGRIAVSDLARRWQMEALGSDAVEIPNGVDVASLASAPRLDGYPRPGKTVLFLGRFDEPRKGMEVLLEALPRVVERFGDLQVLVVGHGDEDELRAEAGGLARYLRFLGQVDDAGKASAMRSADVYCAPNIGGESFGIVLVEAMAAGTPVVASDLDAFRRVLHDGDAGRLVPVGDAAGLADGLIEMLENDALRERYVAAACEVVARYDWSVVASQIMRVYETVAGSGIKVRVAG, from the coding sequence ATGCGTATCGGGATGGTCTGTCCCTATTCGTTCGACGTGCCGGGCGGGGTGCAATCGCACGTCCTGCAGCTGGCCAAGGTGCTGCGCGACCGGGGCCACGACGTCAGCGTGCTGGCTCCCGCGTCGCCACACGTGAGCCTGCCCGAATACGTCGTGTCGGCCGGGAAGGCCATCCCGATTCCCTACAACGGTTCGGTGGCGCGGCTGCAGTTCAGCCCCGCTGTCCACGGCCGGGTCCGGCGCTGGCTGACCGAGGGTGACTTCGACGTACTGCATCTGCACGAACCGAATGCCCCCAGCGTGTCGATGTGGGCGCTGCGGATCGCCGAGGGCCCGATCGTGGCCACGTTTCACACCTCGACCACCAAGTCGCTGACGCTGTCGGTGGTTCAGGGCCTGCTGCGGCCCCTGCACGAGAAGATCGTCGGCCGCATCGCGGTGTCCGACCTGGCCCGGCGCTGGCAGATGGAGGCGCTCGGGTCGGATGCGGTGGAGATCCCCAACGGGGTCGACGTCGCCTCGCTCGCCTCGGCGCCGCGGCTGGACGGGTACCCGCGGCCGGGCAAGACGGTGTTGTTCTTGGGCCGCTTCGACGAGCCGCGCAAGGGCATGGAGGTGCTGCTCGAGGCGTTGCCGCGGGTGGTGGAACGCTTCGGCGATCTGCAGGTGTTGGTCGTCGGCCATGGTGACGAGGACGAATTGCGTGCGGAGGCAGGCGGTTTGGCACGCTACCTCCGTTTTCTCGGTCAGGTCGACGACGCCGGCAAGGCTTCGGCGATGCGCAGTGCGGACGTCTACTGCGCGCCCAACATCGGCGGCGAGAGTTTCGGCATCGTCTTGGTGGAGGCGATGGCCGCGGGCACACCGGTGGTGGCCAGCGACCTGGATGCCTTCCGGCGCGTGCTGCACGACGGTGACGCCGGGCGGCTGGTGCCGGTCGGCGACGCCGCCGGCCTGGCCGACGGGCTGATCGAGATGCTCGAAAACGACGCGCTGCGTGAGCGTTACGTGGCTGCGGCGTGCGAAGTGGTTGCCCGCTACGACTGGTCGGTGGTGGCCAGCCAGATCATGCGGGTGTACGAGACGGTCGCGGGCTCGGGCATCAAGGTTCGGGTGGCGGGCTGA
- a CDS encoding NUDIX hydrolase has translation MAWPLVVIALLVVLLAILAVIGVWAIQTAQRLNRLNIRYDLSWHALDSALARRAVVARAVAIDAYGGSSNSPEGRRLAALADAAERAPRQSRENAENELSAALAMVDPAALPAGLIAELADAEARVLLARRFHNDAVRDTLALGARGPVRALRLGGTAALPSYFEIVERPHALAYTPPGAPKHRTSARVVLLDETGAVLLLCGSDPAIEESAPRWWFTVGGEVRPGERLAEAAARELAEETGLLLEAAEMVGPIWRRDEVFEFNGALIDSEEFFFVRRARRFEPVCTGRTELERRYIHCHRWCDANDIAELVAAGQTVYPRQLAELLAEAIALADNDKPGRLPQMQSIR, from the coding sequence ATGGCCTGGCCGCTCGTCGTCATCGCCCTGCTGGTCGTGCTGCTCGCCATACTGGCGGTGATCGGCGTCTGGGCGATCCAGACAGCACAGCGACTGAACCGGCTGAACATCCGCTACGACCTGTCCTGGCATGCTCTCGACAGCGCGCTGGCGCGGCGCGCGGTGGTCGCGCGCGCCGTCGCGATCGACGCCTACGGCGGCTCCTCGAACAGCCCTGAAGGCCGGCGGCTGGCCGCGTTGGCCGACGCCGCCGAACGCGCACCCCGGCAATCGCGGGAGAACGCCGAAAACGAATTGTCGGCGGCACTGGCGATGGTCGATCCCGCGGCGCTGCCGGCCGGCCTGATCGCCGAGTTGGCCGACGCCGAAGCCCGGGTGCTGCTGGCCCGCCGCTTCCACAACGACGCGGTCCGCGACACCCTGGCGCTGGGGGCGCGGGGCCCGGTTCGTGCCCTTCGGCTCGGTGGAACTGCCGCGCTGCCAAGCTATTTCGAGATCGTCGAGCGACCACACGCGTTGGCGTACACCCCGCCCGGGGCGCCCAAACACCGGACCTCGGCGCGGGTGGTGTTACTCGATGAGACCGGCGCGGTGCTGTTGCTGTGCGGTTCGGACCCGGCGATCGAGGAATCGGCGCCGCGGTGGTGGTTCACGGTGGGCGGCGAGGTGCGCCCGGGCGAACGGCTGGCCGAGGCCGCCGCGCGAGAGTTGGCCGAAGAGACCGGTCTACTCCTCGAAGCGGCCGAGATGGTCGGACCGATCTGGCGGCGCGACGAGGTCTTCGAGTTCAACGGCGCGCTGATCGACAGCGAGGAGTTCTTTTTCGTGCGCCGCGCTCGACGCTTCGAGCCGGTGTGCACGGGACGGACCGAGCTGGAACGCCGCTACATCCATTGCCACCGCTGGTGCGACGCCAACGACATCGCCGAACTGGTCGCCGCGGGTCAGACCGTGTACCCGCGGCAGTTGGCCGAACTGCTTGCCGAGGCAATTGCGTTGGCCGACAACGATAAGCCGGGCCGATTGCCCCAGATGCAGTCGATCCGCTGA
- a CDS encoding PE-PPE domain-containing protein yields MSFVITDPDAMATAADELQGIGAELEATNASVAAPTAGVLAPGTDSVSVRTAAFLDAQAAQYQALSAQAELFHTQFVQTLITAKNAYAETEAANAAAMQPASQQKIALIMGGTGNPTPDLHYMTSIEQTYLAQNYSGYTLVSLHTPEQFWPVTGINDTTFGRSVYSGFATLNSAILTQTSQGNKVVVVGYSQSATIASLEMRYLQTLPAALRPDSNLLNFVLLADPNNPMGGVLTHWIPGFGTFNWPTPLTTSYATSIFTLQYDAIANFPAHPLWLPSDINALFGFLNLHSTVPYLPAAQVANAIQSQIGNLSFYFMPTTQLPLLDPLRMFVPILGNPLADLLQPFLKPIVDLGYAPGLLPALNPLSVAGYVGQGATAGITNPLLTALPPLASNAIASGF; encoded by the coding sequence ATGTCATTCGTGATCACCGACCCCGACGCGATGGCAACGGCGGCCGACGAGTTGCAGGGAATCGGCGCGGAACTGGAAGCGACCAACGCATCCGTGGCGGCCCCGACGGCGGGAGTGCTTGCGCCGGGCACGGATTCGGTATCGGTGCGCACCGCCGCTTTCCTGGACGCGCAGGCCGCGCAATATCAGGCGCTCAGTGCGCAGGCGGAGCTGTTCCACACTCAGTTCGTGCAGACCCTGATCACCGCGAAGAACGCCTACGCCGAAACCGAGGCGGCCAACGCTGCCGCCATGCAGCCGGCGTCGCAGCAGAAAATCGCGCTGATCATGGGCGGCACCGGGAACCCGACGCCGGACCTCCACTACATGACGTCCATCGAGCAGACGTATCTGGCCCAGAATTATTCCGGGTACACCCTGGTGAGTCTGCATACACCGGAACAGTTTTGGCCGGTGACCGGCATCAATGACACAACCTTCGGCAGGTCCGTCTACAGCGGTTTTGCGACCTTGAACAGTGCGATCCTGACGCAAACCAGCCAGGGCAATAAGGTTGTCGTGGTTGGCTATTCGCAGAGTGCCACAATCGCCAGCCTGGAAATGCGCTATCTGCAGACACTTCCGGCGGCGTTGCGGCCCGATTCAAACCTGCTGAACTTCGTGCTGCTGGCCGACCCGAACAATCCGATGGGCGGCGTTCTGACGCACTGGATTCCGGGCTTCGGTACATTCAACTGGCCCACGCCGCTGACGACGTCCTATGCGACGTCGATTTTCACACTGCAATACGACGCGATCGCCAACTTCCCGGCGCACCCGTTGTGGCTGCCGTCGGACATCAACGCACTGTTCGGCTTCCTGAATCTGCACTCCACGGTGCCCTACCTGCCCGCGGCACAGGTCGCCAACGCCATTCAAAGCCAGATCGGCAACCTGAGCTTCTACTTCATGCCGACCACGCAGTTGCCGCTGCTCGATCCGTTGCGGATGTTCGTTCCGATCCTCGGAAATCCGTTGGCGGACTTGCTCCAACCGTTCCTCAAGCCGATCGTCGACCTGGGCTACGCGCCCGGGTTGCTGCCGGCTCTCAACCCGCTCAGTGTCGCCGGTTACGTTGGCCAGGGCGCGACGGCCGGCATCACGAACCCGTTGCTTACCGCCCTACCGCCGCTGGCCTCCAATGCCATCGCGAGCGGGTTCTAG
- a CDS encoding PPE family protein has translation MLPDFVLLPPEINSARIYAGPRSGTIWAAAAAWDALAAQLASTASSFQTTVSTLTGGAWQGPASMTMATAAAPYVQWLTGTSAKAELLATQARLSAGAFETAFTATVPPEVVAANRALLMMLIATNILGQNTAAIAATEAEYTEFWAQDVAAMTGYDASTTAAEAGWTPFADPPLTLTSLPTPTFTSFAEQLINSVVNSFAQQLMNPMSQMQMLSTPAQFAMQPLQMAMGQLMSGANPLMSAAAGVPALDPVLASAASPAVGGTGAAQLTSMVSASAGRAATIGPLSVPATWANATPAAPPLPATAGVAGVGTAPVTPISASVGTTPSLPSMNVPGRLMSAVTPAVAASRQAPRPVLD, from the coding sequence ATGTTGCCGGATTTCGTGCTGTTGCCACCGGAGATCAATTCCGCGCGCATCTATGCCGGACCGCGCTCGGGAACGATCTGGGCAGCGGCGGCGGCCTGGGACGCGTTGGCCGCTCAGCTGGCGTCGACGGCCAGTTCCTTCCAGACGACGGTGTCGACGCTGACCGGTGGGGCGTGGCAGGGGCCGGCATCGATGACGATGGCCACGGCGGCAGCCCCCTACGTGCAATGGCTGACCGGCACGTCTGCCAAGGCGGAACTGCTGGCCACCCAGGCCCGGCTGTCGGCGGGCGCATTCGAAACGGCGTTCACCGCCACCGTGCCCCCCGAGGTCGTCGCGGCCAACCGCGCCCTGCTGATGATGCTGATCGCGACCAACATCCTGGGTCAGAACACCGCGGCGATCGCCGCGACCGAGGCCGAGTACACCGAGTTCTGGGCCCAGGACGTGGCGGCCATGACGGGCTACGACGCCAGCACCACGGCCGCCGAGGCAGGCTGGACACCCTTCGCCGATCCGCCGCTGACCCTGACCAGCCTGCCCACCCCGACCTTCACCTCATTCGCCGAGCAGCTGATCAACTCGGTGGTCAACTCGTTCGCACAGCAGTTGATGAACCCGATGTCGCAGATGCAGATGCTCTCGACGCCCGCCCAGTTCGCGATGCAGCCCCTGCAAATGGCAATGGGTCAGCTGATGTCCGGCGCCAATCCACTGATGAGCGCGGCCGCCGGCGTCCCCGCGCTCGATCCGGTGCTGGCGTCGGCGGCCAGTCCGGCGGTGGGGGGAACTGGTGCGGCGCAACTCACCAGCATGGTCTCCGCGAGCGCGGGCCGAGCCGCCACGATCGGGCCGTTGTCGGTACCGGCGACCTGGGCCAATGCCACGCCCGCGGCACCCCCCCTCCCCGCGACGGCCGGGGTGGCCGGGGTGGGCACCGCGCCGGTGACCCCGATATCGGCGAGCGTGGGCACCACGCCGTCGCTGCCCTCGATGAATGTGCCCGGGCGATTGATGAGTGCCGTCACTCCAGCGGTCGCCGCGTCGCGCCAGGCGCCACGCCCGGTGCTGGACTAG